A single Phragmites australis chromosome 4, lpPhrAust1.1, whole genome shotgun sequence DNA region contains:
- the LOC133915151 gene encoding SCAR-like protein 1 isoform X3, producing MIRYQIRNEYGLSDPELYSAPGEEDDPEALLEGVAMAGLAGVLRQLGDLAEFAAEIFHDLHEDVMATASRGHGLMLRLQQLEAEFPAVEKAIISQTDHSNYPHDDGVEWHANLTLKQNMITQGDMPRFILDSYEECRGPPHLFTLDKFDVSGAGTSLKRYSDPSFFKTEHASNMIETDVVIEKKPRRIKKKAMRWRKGATLESLLIANSESHTTSKDRTSRKVPPRTTELKSRHPRSPDHKTISRICREHLQEVISSQQKILSSYSSKHYHVKFRSTDSSETTSPFGELDNFGAHVQSSGKLELTKVVPVNESDTVETTSAPTNGSAYLESDDKEFLGKHGPTELKEVCKMSLVEQNGMIRDSEKLQECPDFLVGESNRRLQSVREEKFLLAAVPADQGVDGCRPDDIASDQDNFVDALNNMVSEGEADPEIKTEWDSSANVEGNELNCHSREGENALDAQFPEVGPAIDSSPGLTGSCYGGEPTCVDLPLINDSAPSSVSTTNGPDSGSPSGKQLNGVDWTNDEEQFNDDDLMDVSSSSSLVSDSADLQTNDDLVCCPQYQEEAYHSLNDDHAAVTHSSDKQSPKTSSGLNGLAMSSNDYTDKAYHLVEHGQNFEPDGTSIVLSKPNDVSKDEEDINVGIADDFFLHPAKPNQEEIQESKKEFEDGESLDTGTSPVKLASLPDKDHGMCMNDLEMDNVSVPEEIVVDTTPTGLDPDDIHEHLDGIALTHSSMSYNLLYKSHDDEIVEDVHSLPDDDLSTPFNKLVAEDHGIVVLEEGTCSASLNTHKEDCMQASAMVREFSYVQELPVVIQGVSPSQDDNTEAYVGETLAPSSCVFNDETEPLKIGVPLAPTTFSLSDTSSSCVEQHASTEMVPPECGEVVVAEESTANRLADDVVPPEEEFTDAAKCTEKAEVLATNSTEEDSIHDLQLHSSSAVREGMETVEATCRNLGALDESSEHISKKSTLQTDNTPPLTEIETAGEKCSDSDDIQFLSSLRFLEEFGYQEELLKEASLNAEVLSRYNSDKDGAVNLKSNTVGKQPADADQDLAWGMSAQNYNSTNPFMDPGYMMSHAQIYPSPSMSYQPCFSEEQDFLSELLIQHDNMEAAADSLWEPATPPDEAPLPSEDMTEEDFRSFCHEYHEIDFTASTEGFHGEPASDSNNVSNAFVVSEPDFPCSVSALPVKLDQEACGRCKFGSQHAECSSATDIQADTSIPFSAKEDLEDETPGVVSHLKSHESFSDNRSPELDTLSVPVDLQQEQRDLSGVDSHSSSRLVDKEKTCEECCSPLSNIVPVKKELEIRANLVPHSFINEKVDELDVPPSNDVPVEPEVGSRVLDEYDNKDVPCCSTGEKIDALTSSKHVLVQGSDVCVFGEFDAPIVPPISVDENKDNLEASVLRISEQESECCTSGEHVSQIALSSSLDEKIDELDGPPLSNAVVLEQEPEFCVPRGLDSQITPCSSIDENIYELGCPPSSSSVLANLESGDHFLGDLYSQVTPFSLVEDKIDESEAAQSNSVLPEELKQEADATPKLDSQVAPYSLNDDKVGEIDGPPSCNVWVESEKESDCYTEFDSQIAPFSSNSAVLADTTASTSPAMHSTEQTYLLSTGPPPIVPFQNDYYDDPQKPPPLPPLQWRLGRPHLGLLSTKACMFEPARRTGPVLQASSQEMDTRLGLLDRTGRSIEPVPSQAIKEDRYQNSMIDDNDRNVEFGRLSTSLAVTDVARTEHDLPFSEASKNIKQQGHIASSAIGVEEHLDDTGVTHGTVLYPSNPLLPFPTYKQQGPQLCILSSDASENSEHPSLTHPTASEDDKSVDGRNAGGGMVSTSTIGHVSENECYQQAQHGESSSENSDHKERKANASEDKSIKHQFITSEEPSDTTNHSASGSLMEGNDQESEILQEQNVGSSEDSQSGGSLPSAEPMATQDYPHDEHNLERERVHQPSGPGPFVVWPGDKSNFVSGLDEDSFAHAEQPPVMGWTVGPQMLHPNYGISVEESQFEPNVTDKRLIRKPISIKNIPRNPLVDAVAAHDRSSMRKVSELAPPTDKPEPNERNLLLEQIRNKTFNLKPASPSKPSAMRSPSRGNTRNLKVAAIIQKAHAIRQAVGSDDEDADNWSDS from the exons ATGATACGGTACCAGATACGGAACGAGTACGGCCTGTCGGATCCGGAGCTGTACTCGGCTCCGGGGGAGGAGGATGACCCGGAGGCGCTCCTCGAGGGCGTCGCCATGGCCGGCCTAGCGGGCGTGCTCCGCCAGCTCGGGGATCTCGCAGA GTTTGCGGCAGAAATTTTTCATGACCTGCATGAAGATGTGATGGCCACTGCTTCTAGAGGACATGGTTTAATGCTCCGGTTGCAGCAGCTGGAGGCAGAATTTCCAGCAGTTGAGAAGGCAATTATATCCCAGACTGACCACTCAAATTACCCACATGATGATG GTGTTGAGTGGCATGCAAATCTTACACTTAAACAGAATATGATCACACAAGGAGATATGCCCCGTTTCATTTTGGATTCATATGAAGAATGTCGTGGCCCACCACACTTGTTCACATTGGATAA GTTTGATGTCTCTGGTGCTGGAACCTCCCTAAAACGATATTCTGACCCCTCTTTCTTCAAGACAGAACATGCCTCGAACATGATAGAAACGGATGTTGTAATTGAAAAGAAGCCCCGTAGAATTAAG AAGAAGGCTATGCGCTGGAGGAAAGGGGCGACACTTGAATCATTACTCATTGCAAACTCCGA GTCTCACACGACCTCCAAGGATCGAACTTCTAGAAAAGTTCCACCAAGGACAACAGAGTTGAAATCCAGGCATCCACGGAGTCCTGATCATAAAACTATTAGCAGAATCTGCAGGGAGCATCTGCAAGAAGTAATTTCATCGCAACAAAAAATCTTGTCTAGCTATTCTTCAAAGCACTACCATGTGAAATTTAGGTCAACTGACTCAAGTGAAACAACATCTCCATTTGGAGAGTTGGACAATTTTGGTGCTCATGTTCAATCTTCTGGTAAACTGGAACTGACTAAAGTTGTTCCAGTAAACGAATCTGATACTGTGGAGACTACATCTGCACCCACTAATGGATCAGCTTACCTGGAGTCAGATGATAAAGAATTTCTGGGAAAACATGGACCTACTGAATTAAAAGAAGTATGCAAGATGTCTCTTGTGGAACAAAATGGCATGATCCGTGACTCGGAAAAGCTGCAGGAATGTCCAGATTTCCTGGTTGGGGAAAGTAACCGCAGATTACAGTCAGTACGTGAAGAGAAATTCCTATTAGCTGCGGTTCCTGCTGATCAAGGTGTTGATGGCTGCAGGCCTGATGACATTGCTAGTGATCAAGACAACTTCGTCGATGCTCTTAACAACATGGTCTCTGAAGGTGAAGCAGATCCTGAAATAAAAACTGAATGGGATTCCAGTGCCAATGTGGAAGGGAATGAATTGAACTGTCACAGCAGGGAAGGTGAAAATGCATTGGATGCACAGTTTCCAGAAGTAGGCCCTGCAATAGACTCGTCACCAGGGTTGACCGGTTCATGCTATGGTGGAGAACCAACTTGTGTGGACTTACCTTTGATAAATGATTCTGCTCCTTCCTCAGTGTCAACCACTAATGGTCCAGACTCTGGTTCACCTTCTGGCAAACAACTGAATGGTGTCGATTGGACCAATGATGAAGAGCAATTTAATGATGATGATCTAATGGATGTGAGTTCATCATCTAGTTTAGTTTCGGACAGTGCTGACTTGCAAACCAATGATGATCTCGTTTGTTGTCCACAATACCAGGAGGAAGCTTATCACTCTCTCAATGATGATCATGCTGCTGTGACCCACAGTTCTGATAAACAGTCACCCAAGACATCTAGTGGCTTAAATG GTTTGGCTATGAGTAGCAACGATTACACTGACAAAGCTTATCACTTAGTGGAGCATGGGCAGAACTTTGAGCCAGATGGTACTTCTATTGTATTGAGCAAACCTAATGATGTTTcaaaagatgaagaagatatCAATGTTGGGATTGCTGATGATTTCTTTCTCCACCCTGCCAAGCCCAACCAAGAGGAAATACAGGAGTCGAAGAAAGAATTCGAAGATGGAGAATCTCTAGATACAGGCACTTCACCTGTCAAGCTTGCATCATTGCCAGATAAGGATCATGGTATGTGCATGAATGATTTGGAGATGGACAATGTTTCAGTTCCTGAAGAAATTGTTGTGGATACTACCCCAACGGGTTTGGATCCCGATGACATCCATGAGCATTTAGATG GAATTGCACTGACACATTCAAGCATGAGCTATAATCTATTGTATAAGTCACATGATGACGAGATTGTTGAAGATGTGCACTCTTTACCAGATGATGATCTATCAACTCCTTTTAATAAGCTTGTTGCAGAGGATCATGGAATAGTTGTGCTTGAAGAAGGGACTTGTTCAGCTAGCCTTAACACACACAAAGAGGATTGTATGCAAGCATCTGCCATGGTCAGGGAGTTCTCTTATGTTCAAGAGCTTCCAGTAGTCATTCAGGGTGTATCACCCTCTCAAGATGACAACACAGAAGCTTATGTAGGAGAGACACTCGCACCCTCTTCCTGTGTGTTCAATGATGAAACAGAACCACTGAAGATTGGTGTACCTCTAGCCCCTACTACTTTCTCTCTATCTGACACCAGTAGTTCATGTGTGGAACAGCATGCATCGACTGAAATGGTACCTCCTGAATGTGGTGAAGTTGTTGTTGCAGAAGAATCAACTGCTAACAGGCTTGCAGATGATGTGGTACCTCCTGAAGAGGAGTTCACTGATGCTGCCAAATGTACTGAGAAAGCAGAGGTTCTCGCTACAAATTCAACTGAAGAAGATTCTATTCATGATTTGCAATTACATTCTAGTTCTGCTGTCAGGGAAGGGATGGAAACAGTGGAAGCTACTTGCAGAAATCTTGGGGCATTAGATGAATCAAGTGAACATATCTCTAAGAAAAGTACGTTGCAGACAGACAATACTCCTCCTCTTACTGAAATAGAGACTGCAGGTGAAAAATGTAGTGACAGTGATGATATTCAATTTCTTTCCTCGTTGCGTTTTCTGGAAGAATTTGGTTATCAAGAGGAATTACTAAAAGAAGCCAGTCTTAATGCTGAAGTTCTCTCTCGGTATAATTCAGATAAGGATGGTGCAGTAAACCTGAAAAGTAACACGGTGGGGAAACAACCAGCAGATGCTGATCAAGATTTAGCATGGGGGATGTCTGCTCAAAATTATAATAGTACAAACCCATTCATGGATCCTGGCTATATGATGAGCCATGCTCAAATTTATCCATCTCCCAGTATGAGTTACCAACCATGTTTCTCTGAAGAACAGGATTTCCTTTCAGAACTTCTAATACAACATGACAATATGGAAGCAGCTGCTGATTCCCTTTGGGAACCTGCAACTCCACCTGATGAAGCACCATTACCATCAGAAGATATGACTGAAGAAGATTTCAGATCCTTCTGCCACGAATATCATGAGATAGATTTTACAGCCAGCACTGAAGGTTTTCATGGTGAACCAGCCTCAGATTCTAACAATGTGTCAAATGCTTTTGTTGTCAGTGAACCAGATTTTCCTTGTTCTGTCTCTGCTTTGCCAGTGAAGTTAGACCAGGAAGCCTGTGGTCGTTGTAAGTTTGGTTCTCAACATGCTGAATGTTCATCTGCCACGGATATACAAGCCGATACATCTATACCCTTTTCTGCCAAAGAAGATCTCGAGGATGAGACACCAGGAGTGGTTTCTCACTTAAAATCTCATGAGTCTTTCAGTGACAACAGAAGTCCTGAATTAGATACGCTCTCTGTTCCAGTGGATTTACAGCAGGAACAGCGTGACTTGTCTGGGGTTGATTCTCATAGTAGTTCTCGTTTGGTGGATAAAGAGAAGACGTGTGAAGAATGCTGCTCTCCTTTAAGCAACATTGTTCCAGTGAAAAAAGAGCTGGAAATTCGTGCCAACCTTGTTCCACATTCTTTTATTAATGAAAAGGTAGACGAACTGGATGTTCCCCCAAGTAATGACGTACCAGTGGAACCAGAGGTAGGATCCCGTGTCTTGGATGAATATGATAATAAAGATGTTCCATGCTGTTCAACTGGTGAGAAGATAGATGCCCTTACTTCGAGCAAACATGTTCTAGTCCAAGGGTCAGATGTTTGTGTCTTTGGTGAATTTGATGCTCCGATTGTTCCACCAATCTCAGTTGATGAGAATAAAGACAATCTAGAAGCCTCTGTTTTGAGGATTTCTGAACAGGAGTCAGAATGTTGCACTTCAGGTGAACATGTTTCTCAAATCGCTCTATCTTCTTCGCTTGATGAGAAGATTGATGAACTGGATGGCCCTCCTTTGAGCAATGCTGTTGTACTGGAACAGGAGCCAGAATTTTGTGTTCCACGTGGGCTTGATTCTCAAATCACTCCATGTTCTTCAATTGATGAAAACATATATGAACTAGGTTGCCCTCCTTCAAGCAGTTCTGTTTTAGCGAATCTTGAGTCAGGAGATCATTTCTTGGGCGACCTTTATTCCCAAGTTACTCCATTTTCTTTGGTTGAAGATAAGATTGATGAATCTGAAGCTGCTCAATCAAACAGCGTTCTTCCTGAGGAGCTAAAGCAGGAAGCTGATGCAACCCCTAAATTAGACTCTCAAGTTGCTCCGTATTCCTTGAATGACGATAAAGTCGGTGAAATAGATGGGCCTCCATCATGCAATGTCTGGGTGGAATCAGAGAAGGAATCTGATTGCTACACTGAATTTGATTCCCAAATTgcaccattttcttcaaattcagCAGTACTAGCTGACACAACAGCATCGACTTCTCCTGCCATGCATAGTACTGAGCAAACATATCTGTTGTCTACTGGTCCACCACCCATTGTACCATTTCAAAATGATTACTATGACGATCCTCAAAAACcaccccctctccctcctctccaatGGAGGCTTGGAAGGCCTCACCTAGGGCTTCTGAGTACAAAAGCATGTATGTTTGAGCCTGCAAGGAGAACAGGTCCTGTTTTACAGGCATCAAGCCAAGAGATGGATACTAGGCTAGGTTTGCTTGATCGAACGGGTAGATCAATAGAACCAGTACCCTCACAAGCGATCAAAGAAGATAGATATCAGAATTCAATGATAGACGATAATGATCGAAATGTAGAATTTGGAAGATTGTCGACCAGTCTAGCAGTAACTGATGTTGCAAGGACTGAACACGACTTGCCATTCTCGGAGGCGTCGAAGAACATTAAGCAACAGGGGCATATTGCTTCATCCGCAATAGGAGTTGAGGAACATCTGGATGATACTGGGGTTACACATGGAACAGTTTTATACCCATCGAACCCTCTGCTTCCATTTCCTACATATAAACAGCAGGGCCCTCAACTGTGCATCTTATCTTCAGATGCTTCGGAAAATAGTGAGCATCCCAGTCTTACGCATCCAACTGCATCAGAGGATGACAAATCAGTGGATGGTCGCAATGCTGGTGGTGGCATGGTGAGTACTTCAACAATAGGACATGTTTCTGAAAATGAGTGTTACCAGCAAGCTCAGCATGGTGAATCGTCCTCAGAGAATTCAGACCATAAAGAGCGTAAAGCAAATGCATCAGAGGATAAAAGTATAAAACATCAGTTTATTACAAGTGAGGAACCTTCAGACACAACAAATCATTCTGCATCAGGCTCACTGATGGAAGGGAATGACCAGGAGAGTGAAATTTTACAGGAACAAAATGTGGGGAGCTCCGAGGATAGTCAGTCGGGAGGCTCATTGCCTAGTGCAGAACCAATGGCAACTCAAGATTATCCACATGATGAACACaatttggagagagagagggttcACCAACCAAGTGGCCCAGGCCCGTTCGTGGTGTGGCCCGGTGATAAAAGTAACTTCGTCAGTGGCCTTGATGAAGATAGCTTTGCGCATGCTGAGCAGCCACCTGTGATGGGATGGACTGTTGGACCTcagatgcttcatcctaattATGGTATATCGGTAGAAGAAAGCCAATTTGAGCCAAATGTCACAGATAAACGTTTAATCAGGAAGCCTATTTCAATAAAAAACATCCCAAGGAATCCACTGGTTGATGCTGTTGCTGCTCATGATAGAAGCTCG ATGCGAAAGGTTTCAGAGCTTGCACCCCCAACTGATAAGCCAGAGCCCAATGAGAGAAACTTGTTGCTAGAGCAGATAAGAAACAAG ACCTTCAACCTGAAACCAGCGAGTCCTTCTAAGCCATCAGCCATGAGATCCCCATCTAGAGGCAATACTAGAAACTTGAAAGTTGCTGCAATCATACAAAAGGCACATGCGATACGCCAG GCAGTGGGAAGTGATGACGAAGATGCGGATAATTGGAGTGACTCGTAG